One window from the genome of Candidatus Hydrogenedens sp. encodes:
- the rimI gene encoding ribosomal protein S18-alanine N-acetyltransferase — MSEPFDIIIGPDNTQIKIYLMKEEHVDRVHSLEVMSYPDAWSRELFLPEIDNQMGKFFVFFIEDNLIGYAGYWLGADEAHITKFTVAPEYRRKGLGTLFMNFIFSQVKKEHAKKIILEVRESNHPARCLYEKMGFQTIGIRYKYYVRTQEDAIVMEKKLYEPSSDISFNKDETLTPPEQL, encoded by the coding sequence ATGTCAGAACCTTTCGACATAATAATTGGACCTGATAATACCCAAATCAAGATATATCTCATGAAAGAGGAACATGTAGATAGGGTTCACTCATTGGAGGTCATGTCGTACCCCGATGCATGGTCAAGAGAACTTTTCTTGCCTGAAATAGATAATCAAATGGGCAAGTTTTTTGTATTCTTTATCGAGGACAATTTAATTGGTTACGCTGGGTATTGGTTAGGGGCAGATGAAGCACATATTACAAAATTTACTGTTGCACCAGAATACCGTAGAAAAGGACTGGGAACATTATTTATGAATTTTATTTTTAGTCAAGTCAAAAAAGAACACGCCAAAAAAATAATCTTGGAAGTGAGAGAAAGTAATCATCCTGCACGCTGTTTATATGAAAAAATGGGGTTTCAAACAATTGGTATTCGCTACAAATATTATGTGAGAACACAAGAGGATGCAATTGTAATGGAAAAAAAGTTATATGAACCTTCTTCAGATATATCTTTCAACAAAGATGAAACTCTGACTCCTCCGGAACAACTTTAA
- the tsaB gene encoding tRNA (adenosine(37)-N6)-threonylcarbamoyltransferase complex dimerization subunit type 1 TsaB, producing MIVLSVDTSTDVNTVALLNKNKSLGEISICAGKKHSERIIPIVQSLFDEVQLTIDDVNLLAVSLGPGSFTGLRIGLATWKGLAIAKNIPLVGVSTLDAMTRLAPFYNAIVCPILDARMKEVYAGIYQFTKGERQKVYENFLGSIEEFLNLLRTCKDSSPFPIYIFGEGANLYQKNIQESIPDVIQGEDWWSHPRATTVGIEALMLWEQGYRKDIDEILPIYLRLSQPEEKRRKCQNLST from the coding sequence ATGATAGTTTTATCAGTAGACACAAGCACAGACGTAAATACCGTAGCGTTGCTCAATAAAAACAAATCATTAGGGGAAATTTCTATTTGTGCTGGGAAAAAACATTCAGAAAGAATAATTCCCATAGTTCAATCTCTTTTTGATGAAGTTCAACTAACTATTGATGATGTAAATTTATTGGCTGTGTCCTTAGGTCCTGGTTCCTTTACGGGGTTAAGAATAGGGCTTGCCACATGGAAAGGGCTCGCTATTGCAAAGAATATTCCACTCGTAGGTGTATCCACATTAGACGCAATGACACGATTAGCCCCCTTTTACAATGCGATTGTATGCCCCATTCTTGATGCTCGTATGAAAGAAGTTTACGCAGGGATTTATCAATTTACTAAAGGAGAGAGACAAAAAGTATACGAAAATTTTTTAGGAAGTATAGAAGAATTTCTAAATTTATTGAGAACATGCAAAGACTCGTCTCCATTCCCTATTTATATCTTCGGTGAAGGTGCCAATCTATATCAAAAAAATATTCAAGAATCTATCCCTGATGTCATCCAGGGCGAAGATTGGTGGAGTCATCCACGTGCAACAACAGTTGGTATTGAAGCGTTAATGCTTTGGGAGCAAGGATACAGAAAAGATATAGATGAGATACTTCCAATATATCTTCGTTTATCACAACCTGAAGAAAAAAGAAGAAAATGTCAGAACCTTTCGACATAA
- a CDS encoding HU family DNA-binding protein — protein sequence MEPGNEMQSNTMTKKDLVNLVSEKLGFTQSDVAKTIDTALEIIVNSLGKGKRWEIRNFGVFDVKKRAPRKGRNPKTGEVVEVPNRYVVTFKAGKELKMLIKNLSNTLNK from the coding sequence ATGGAACCTGGAAATGAAATGCAGTCAAACACCATGACCAAAAAAGATTTGGTCAATCTCGTCTCTGAAAAATTGGGGTTTACCCAGAGCGATGTTGCCAAAACCATCGATACCGCATTGGAAATTATTGTAAACAGTCTGGGCAAAGGGAAACGATGGGAAATACGCAATTTTGGTGTATTTGATGTAAAAAAAAGAGCCCCAAGAAAGGGCAGAAATCCGAAAACAGGCGAAGTCGTTGAAGTACCTAACCGCTATGTAGTAACTTTCAAGGCGGGAAAAGAACTTAAAATGTTAATTAAGAATTTATCAAACACCTTAAACAAATAA